The sequence gaaaaactttattgaatTAGATTTTCCAACGGTTACGGCGCGCAAATGTTACACAATTAAAAGGAACAAAGTGCTATTGTCGAAAATACACGATGAGGATGGAGAGGTGCGGTTAAGTCCCACCGATTTGCATGGACCCAACTATCATTTGATGGGTGTAGATTTAAGAAATATCGATGAAGTAGACAATAAATTACAACAGGCGGAAATTGATTACACACTACCAACAATATTTCTGGCCGAATGCGTATTAGTTTATATAGAGTTACAGAATTGTAAAAATCTATTAAAGTGGATTGCCAGTAAGTTTACCAGTGCTGTATTTGTCAATTATGAACAGGTGAGAGAGTTGGAATTTTTACATTTGAGAAAGTCACTAGATTTAACTGTTTTTTAGGTCAATATGAATGATCGTTTCGGTGAAGTGATGTTAAACAATTTGCGCTGTCGTGGCTGTAGTTTGGCCGGAGTTGATGCTTGCCTTTCGTTGGATACACAAATGGGTAGATTTTTGGAATGTGGCTGGAGTGGCAGTCGAGCTTGGGACATGGTGCAGGTTTATCAAAGTATACCACCGGCCGAACGCCAGCGTATCGAACGTATCGAAATGTTGGATGAGGGTGAATTGTTGTTGCAATTATTTCAACACTATTGTCTTGTGGTGGCATGGATTGGTGAACTGTTTCAAGATATTGAGATTACGTGCGTTAACGTGTAAACTTCCTTCCTTGTTTAAACTATACAGCAACAATCACAAACtaatatttcaatttgttttctctttttcgCACGTTTTTTAGGGTTGAGAAACGTATGTCTTCTTTGAACATCGATTAGAACATGAAACAAAACCATTATCAATAAACTGAAACAAGGCTGCACAATTTACAGACTTATGattgcaacaaatttgtttaataatttttttaaattagtaacaacaacataataataataatgctttttttggtatttctatattaaagaaaaatgaaaagaaatgaATCTATTATTAAATGTACTTTGCCTACATTATGTTCACAAAAAGTGTaaacttatatttattaatgtCATAATGGAATGATAAATGTATGATAAATTTGCGGCTGTTAAAGATTTAGCAGCgctaatattttattctttgtACCCAGCTTTTTTAAGACTGGTTCTATTATATTTGCtgttgtaataaaaacaaaacaaacttttattgtggaaaataaaTGCTGTAATGTTTAAAAAGCTCATGAGTATATaacaacattaaatatttactgctaatattttatttattatctaaatgtatttttaaatctgCCAATTGTTAATTTacgaattatttatttaaaaaaaagtagaggt comes from Calliphora vicina chromosome 2, idCalVici1.1, whole genome shotgun sequence and encodes:
- the LOC135951526 gene encoding leucine carboxyl methyltransferase 1 isoform X1 — its product is MEPPHSFHPCDEAVIATNDDASDCKRGAVRLGYWKDDYIGFFVRNQDRKAPEINRGYFARVKGVEMCVEKFLKKTDGNCQIINLGCGFDTLYFRLRDTPHQVKNFIELDFPTVTARKCYTIKRNKVLLSKIHDEDGEVRLSPTDLHGPNYHLMGVDLRNIDEVDNKLQQAEIDYTLPTIFLAECVLVYIELQNCKNLLKWIASKFTSAVFVNYEQVNMNDRFGEVMLNNLRCRGCSLAGVDACLSLDTQMGRFLECGWSGSRAWDMVQVYQSIPPAERQRIERIEMLDEGELLLQLFQHYCLVVAWIGELFQDIEITCVNVVEKRMSSLNID
- the LOC135951526 gene encoding leucine carboxyl methyltransferase 1 isoform X2, translating into MEPPHSFHPCDEAVIATNDDASDCKRGAVRLGYWKDDYIGFFVRNQDRKAPEINRGYFARVKGVEMCVEKFLKKTDGNCQIINLGCGFDTLYFRLRDTPHQVKNFIELDFPTVTARKCYTIKRNKVLLSKIHDEDGEVRLSPTDLHGPNYHLMGVDLRNIDEVDNKLQQAEIDYTLPTIFLAECVLVYIELQNCKNLLKWIASKFTSAVFVNYEQVNMNDRFGEVMLNNLRCRGCSLAGVDACLSLDTQMGRFLECGWSGSRAWDMVQVYQSIPPAERQRIERIEMLDEGELLLQLFQHYCLVVAWIGELFQDIEITVEKRMSSLNID